ATTCTCCTAAGATTCATGTCATTTAAGTGTTGAATAGAAGCTCAATGAGCATACCTTCCACCAAACTAATATATCTCCGCCTTGATACCTATATTTTCCATCCAAATAGCTTTGAATTTCTTCTGGGAACAAATTGTTCACCTCATTGCTCATGTCCAAAAGACCATCAATCCACCCAACATGAGATTCTGATGAGCAAGGGCAAGGTATTGGATTGGAATCATTCCTCTTGGAGGCTGATTCTACTTTATATAGCTCATATAAGTATTCAAGGAGCTCCTCTCCACGTTTCATCAACTGTGGCTCAAGCATCCCCCATCTGCGTGTATCTTGGAAATACCTAAGGCGCATTCCTGGGTGAAAAACTAGAGGACAACAAAGTTTGATTGTCAGCAAAAAAATATGTAGTAAATAGAGATGTGATACGCACTTGAAGCAAGCAATGTGAGATTGCTTTTTACAGCTAGATCATAATATTTTTCAAGTTTCTCTTCACCTGCCTTAAGCGCATCGACTAGAGCCTCTGCTGTCTTACTGCCAAGCAAAGATGAACTTAGACGTATGCGGCTTTCAGTAAGCTTCTCCCAAAGTATTGCATAGGTTGGTAGAACCAAGTGTAACACAGTTCTTCCTTGCCTAGAATAATCTTGTGTTGCAGATTCAAAAGGCTGTATATGCAGTATTGTCTATCATTGTAGCTCATTGTAAGAGAGGTTGCAGACATACCTCAAGTATCCTAACAAGTTCGTTAAGTTCATCCCCCTTGTCATCTGTAATTGTCCATTTGCGCTTCAGAGCACGCGCCCTACAAAGCAAAGCCCCAGTCTTGCCATCATCCAGTGTTGCAACATATTGATTGATTGCCTCAAAGACACATAAGCATGAGTACAATAAGCTTCAACAGTAAACTTACCGCTTTTAGGAGAATAGCACAACGTATTTCTGCAAGCACTGAGTTCCACCGTACCCTAACACTTTTAATCACTGCACGCAGCTCTAAGCCAAGTGCTCGAGTTATTGTATGCATTCGCTTTCGATGTGCTGCACTTGAGGTAATGTCAACAACAATACTATGTACCTAGCCAATATATATATTGGTTGTTAATAATCTAAAATACCTTACTTTTTACCACATACCTTTTGTACACAATTAAGTTTGTCACCCAACGCAACCTGAGTAGGCTGAGAGTCTAGAATTGCTACTATTTGTGGCTGATTCACGGTCTCTGTGTTGTTCAACTCCTCATCCAAAGCATCAACTAGTGCTGGATGGGTAGCCAATTTGTTCTCTTCACCTCGCAGccgctcctcttcttccaggACTTCAGCGCTTTGTTCAAGAATTTTGCCTTCTTCAAATGCTTTAGCAAGGGAATATGTCTCATCATTTTCTATTGGATCCATCGCTTTTAAGTTCGAGAGAATTGCTCTGTGGTTCATAGAATCAAAACGCTTGAAATATTTGAATGGCACCCAAATACAACTCACCCACATACTAGATGTAAAGCATGACACAGGCAAGTAACAGACATGTGGCTGACATTGAGGCGAAACCCATACTTCTTAGAGAGCCACGCCGAGAGCTCGTTATTCATAGTCCGGTTATTTGAGGCATTGTCGGTAACACTTGCAATAACATTTCTTGCCGCATTCATGTGGTCCAGGGATCTAAATATCCGGCGCCCCATTCCTGCACCCGTGTGATCGGCGTCAAGATGGACAATGTCCAGTACAAACTCTTGCATATTCCAGGACTTGTCAATAAATGTGACAACAACCCCACCAAGTGAATACACAAAACTCTTGCTTGTCCATGCGTCACTTGTGATCGCAAAGCGTGAGTTTTGTGCCTAAAAAGTACTTAATACTAAACTTGGATGAAATGTCCAATGAGCTTACACTTAAGACTTGCCGAACACGTCTGCTCAACACCTCGTATAGTTTGTTCAAGTCCTTGCGCATTGTCGAGTGCACTGGTAGGTCAAGGTCGGGGCTAACCATTGCAAACACCTGTCGCATGCCTCTACCTTCGCCAAACGTTAAGGGATAATTGTCCCGCACAACTCCCTGGATTAGAACAGATCGGAATGCCAATGGCGTAATGACAATCGGACCAGGACGGGGGTTGGCAGACTTGAACATTTCGCCAAGGGACGCTTGAGCCAATGTGAGCGTTTCGGCATGTCGATTTGTGCGCTGCTTCACCGTCAATTTGTACTGTGTTGGTAATTTCTCGCAGGATTTGAGATGCCCAGCCAAATTTGTGGCACTTATCTTCTCCTTTGAGACGTCCTCTTGGGTCCGAGGAAAATGGTGTACTGATCTATCCAATCAACACACATGTGAATTATCGGAATTTTGGAATTTACCATGATGCACTTACGGGCAGTATTTACACTTATAGGCCCATGCCGGCCTATTCGTATTTGGATAAAAACTTGCTTCTGGTTTGTTGTGATGAGCAAATGCCCATTCCCGAACAATTGCAGATCGACCTCGCTTCCTCCCGACGCATATAATCGAATTTGTACTCGGATTTACATGACTCTGTTTATCCTCCACTCCCCCAGTACTACCCATCGAGTTAATTGTCTAAAAATACAATCAGTACCAAGGATGCTATGAATTTGTGGGAATCATACCTTCTGCCGCTTTCTCTTATGTCGTTGTACCTCGGACATATTCAAGTTGTCATCTGGCTGTAGTGGACAGTAGCTATATTAGGCTCCCGATCATCTTTTCTTGATAATTTATTACATAGTTACTTACCTGAGCATCATCGCCCTCAGACTCACTCGAAGTTTCACCTGATTCGGAGCCAGAGGCTCCAGAGTGTGGGCTGAAATCCGAGTCGCTCGAGCTATTGGCCCCACCCTGCTTAGCTCCTAAAGCTTTGGTTGCACGGACAGATTTATGCCGGCGGCTATCACCATGGCGCCGTTTCTTGAGAGGTTTGTCTTGGGGATCTTGGGGAAGTGATTTGATACTTCGAGATCTTCAGCTCTCGGCAGAAAACTGAAACAAGAACAGCACTTACCGGGCATAGACAAGGTCTGTCAGTTGTCCAACCTTCAACTCCGTGAGATGTGATGCGCCTGAATCCAGTTTTGGCGATCGAGCACACTCCTCGAAGAATTGGATGACAATATCCATGCCGCATGAGCCACGAAGAATATTGTCGAGAGGGTCGGCGTTAGATCCGGGAATACGAGAAAAACAACGAGTGAATGCTTGGTCTATTGTCTCAAAAATGGCTCCTGTAATGTTTTGCGGCTTGAGACTGAAGTTTCGCCAGACTATTCCCTCATTCGATCCCTCAGGGGTCGATAGGGGTAACTTTGCGGTTGCTGCTTTGAGACGTTCAATTGCAGCAAGTAGCGACGCATTTGGTAGGGCAGAGCCAGCCATGAGGTGAGAGCTTGAAGCAACTGCAAGAGGGATGCAACGTGTTAGGAAAACGTTAGAACGGCGAAGTGCGATATGCCTCGGGTGCCGAGGGATTATCATGATGTCAGATATTAGTTTATTGATTGCTAGAAAATTCGATTATATCATATCTTTATCTTATCAAACTGTATCACATTTCGGTGGATTATCTGATTCAAATCTAACTTCCACGTGATCATATTCTATCATAAGAATCATGATAAGGCCCATTATCATCGACAGCCCTAATCCAGTGATGTTGGATTGTAACTTTGTTGTGGCTGCCGAGCTTGCTGCCTCGCAAGAGGGGCCGCTCGGTTAGCTTGGCGCTAGTTGTGTCTAAGCATGTTATTGTTGTTACCGCTGGTTCGTGCATCATCGCATGTATCCCCACACCCGGCACCCCCTTCCCCTATCAAATCGATCCCCTTGCCACGCGCAAGCTTAGTCTCGCATTTCAGTGCATAGTCAATATTGGACTACGCGGCTCAACATATCCGACGCCGCGTTGTCCAGGCTGGTGCCCTCGGAGTCGTTAGTTGCATCCTCGCCGTCTggctcaagggcaaaggattCGCAATCGGTAAGCATATCGGTCTCACTGCCCGCGACGATGCAATTCGTCATGCATCCCCTGAACTCTTACGAACTCTTACTAATTCACATTGCAGGCCCATCGGCCACTGGTTTCGGTGCTCCTCGAGAGTCCCGTGCAGTTCGCGTGCGCAGGCGAGAAGAGGCCCTCGAACGCCAGCGCGCCCTCGATCTTCCCCGCGCCCTCGAGCACGCAACCTCATCTAACAACCTGCGGGCGCGTGCGATTGCACAACCACAACCTCGCATCGCCACCACCACTGCTCCCCCTCCGGCTCTCCCCCCTGTACGAACCAATACATACCCAAGCCCAGTTCGGAAGAAGCCGACGAGGATATGAGCGGTGCAAGCAGTATGGGCCCCTCACCAAGTCCTCCACCTCCCGCTATCGGACGAAGCATGTCCAATGATTCGGATGGAGGTTATGTGGGAGTCCCATCGCTCCCCGCACCAAGCGGTCCTTCGGGTGCATTTGCAGTCTCTAGCGGCTCCCATGCGCGCTCATTCGATATCCGCACTGCATCTCCCATCCCCATTGCCTCCAACTCTTCCGTTATGGGCCGTGCCATCTCACCCAACACGGCCCAATCATCCGACGCCTCGGCCAATGCCACCCCTGTTGGCTCGGGCACGCCTACTGGGAGTGTAGTCGTACCTGGACGCGATCGCAGCGGGACCGTCGTCGGGAGGCCCATCTGGGATAATGAAGGCGGGCCAAGGCAGGTCGCTCAACCGGTCGCAAGGCCAACTTGGTCCGATGCGGACGAAACACCCACGCGAGAGGTTACAACCACGGGCAGACGAGGGACGATAACGCGCAGGCCTCGTCGAGAACGAGATACGGATGGGGATGACACTGAAGCTGATGGGGACGACCAAACGGCCCAGCAAGGCGAGTGCCGTACGATTGGCATTGTCGACGCTGCGGATGGAGACGGTACAATGGCGATGGATATGACGGGCGAGGGTGTCGGCGTTGGTGTCGTCGCACTCGAACAAAATGACGACTTGGCGATGGGCGCTCCGCCCGGGGCCCCAGGTGCCATCGGAACTCCAAGGGCTCGGATCGCTCCTGGTACGGAGCTTACGCCCCGAGCGAGCATTGCCACCCTTGGTGCTCAGATAGAGCAAACCGCGCAAGAAACTCGTCTGTCCGTCCCTGTCAACCCTGGACCGTATGGCGACGCGGAGGTCTTGTTCAGCCTCCAGCTACTCGCTTACCTTAGCAAATATCCACACGTCTGACAAGCCTTTTACGAAACTCCCGCGACCCTCCGTGCGCTCGTCGACGCGAGTAACGAGCCCAAACCTTCGGCCCAACCGCTCTCCAGTACTGCCCAGTCGCCCAATGTTTTCTCCCTGGTCGAGCGATTCACTCTCCGCCCCTCCCCCTCTGAAACCACTCTCCCCCGGCTCCCCCACGAAATACAATACTGGGTCGGCGTAATCATGCGCAACGCATGCCGAAAAGACGATCAGCGGGGCGGAATTCGACAGTGCGTCAACATGTTATGTGGGCGATTGGAAGAGTTCCCTAGAGAGTTTGCCAAGTGCTGACGGTGTCGCAAGGCCAAGTACTGCGGCAAAGAGTGCCAGAGTAAGGCCTGGGCAGAAGGACATCGATTCTGGTGTAGGTGAGTGACCGTTTTACCAAAACTTATTTATTTCTCATTCACTTGGGACTAACTTGTCTATTTACAGCGCCTGTGAAGAAGAGGACTCCCAGACCGTGGTTGCTCGCACGGGCTCTTCCGCCAACACCGTTCCCCCCGCCGCCGTCGCAACCGAAGTCAAGGTCCCAACCCGACGCGGCCTTACCAACACTGTCACACGTGCATTGGTCAATATCGCCCGCGGGATGACAGGAAGAGCGAACACTACGGTGCAGCAACCGCAAGCACAGCCAGTGCCTACAAACCTGCCAACAGTCGGGCCAGGTGCGGGATTTAGGTTCGGTGCAGCGGCGGCAGAACACACAGAAGGGGATGGGCCGACGCAGGCGCAAGGGTTAGCTGGTGGGGTTCAGGCACGACCAGGGAATTTCCAGGCGCAACTACTGAGGTACGCTAGGATGGCCGCAGCTGCCAGAGGTGTTCGGCCGGTGAGTCTAGTCCCTTGTGTTTTTTGAGTATCGCTTACCCCAAGTTGGTGGCTGGCCCTGCCTGCGCGAGCAGCCAATCCACCCTCAGCAGGTTGGGCTGGTCCACCGCGAGGAGGAGTTGCGTTCTTCAATGAACCTGCTCAGGCGGCCGATGCAGGCCCGTGttgacaaactcaaggacCAGAGACAGCTCGGCGAAGTAGTGGGACAATGCCCAGTCAAGGGGTTGGCTCAAACCAGGGCGCGGAGCCAAACAACCCGTGGAACGTTGTCCCCGTACAGCAAGTCTCGCCCGTTCCAAGCGCCCCTCATACAACACCTCAGCACGCAAATCGACCATTGGACGGAGATGGAGACGATGACATGGTTCTCGAGTGAATAATAGCTGAGGTGGGAAATATCTGTCGTGTCTTtgctcccccccccccccatcaAACGTGTTGTATAATAATGTAGTGAaccctttttttttgtttgttttgtCATTCCTTGCTATTGGTATATGGGCTCTGCACAATTACATTACAATATATACACTTTTCACCAATAACTAGCAAAACATAAACTTAGAGCATGCCATGTAGGGAGATGGGCAGCATCTTGTCCCGAGAATTGTAGGTCAATGGTACCCAATTTGGAAGCTTGCAGATTGCAAGATTTTTGGTCCCAGACAAGCAACCTTCCTTCCACCCTTGGCTGGTTGCAACATGTGTGCtctttgagtccaggccttaTTTTGTAACTAGATCTCAACAAGAGCCCTTGCATATTCTGGTTTGGGTGGGGTAAGTGTGGTTAAGCAGGAAGTTTGCTGCGCTTTTTTGGACTTTTGACGGTCAGTATTGTGCTGGGTTCCATACCAACAGACCAATGTGTATTTTATGGACGGTATGTAAAATATAATGATATAGCAGTACTTTCACATAACCATGTTGGAGTTGTGGGGTAAGAGGTAACTAAGGAGCTGCATCAAGGATCCGTCCTGAGATAATACCTTTGTAGACTCTATTTCACAAATAGCTGCCCCAATGACTTGGGCAGCACCGCTCAGATGTAGAACCTTGACACACAACACATGAAACGCaaggtaccagcagtcaggAAGTTCCAGGTCAGGGTTTGTACTACTGAATGTGACAATTGGGGGGAGGCCAACAGAGATCAAGTGGTCTCTGGCCAATTCAATAGGTGTGGTACTGTCCCTACAATATGtcaggcccttgtacacacAGTTGTTCAAGCTAACCCACCTTGATTGGATCAAGTCAAATGCCCAGACTGTCCTgtacatggtcacatgaccagtacaagtggttgcatgctggcccaagcccaaatctggggggtagcaggtgtaatcatgggttattacaaagtagtaggttggtggtaggttgaaccaagctacactgcagggtggcccaagctacactgcagggtgaaatgtgagatggcacagggtgggaaccaggtggacacaacccacatatggtgttagggtggattatagggaaagcatcagccctcctacaaaaagttgcgtactttacacacaacaataccaccatcccctaagttagggtgagtcatgtgacaactgaccacccatgccacacagaattgcgtaccacatgcagaagtatagcaccatggtcaatgtaagggtgagtcacatgatcaatgattactccttgtactcacagttgcgtaccaagtatgcagctatatgacccacaatcatgttagggtgagtcacatgaccacccatcactctactcatgcagagttgcgtacttggtacgcaactataccacccacatttatgttagggtgaatcacgtgaccacccaccactctactcatgcagagttgcatacttggtatgcaactatatcacacacaattgtgttagggtgagtcacatgaccacccaccgctctactcatgcagagttgcgtacttggtacgcaactatatcacacacaattgtgttagggtgagtcacatgaccacccactgctctactcatgcagagttgcatacttggtacgcaactatatcacacacaactgtgttagggtgagtcacatgaccacccaccgctctacttgtgcagagttgtgtaccaagtacgcaactataccacccacagttatgttagggtgagtcacatgaccaccaccgctctactcatgcagagttgcgtacttggtacgcaactatatcacacacaatggtgttagggtgagtcacatgaccacccaccgctctactcatgcagagttgtgtaccaagtacgcaactgtaccacccacagttatgttagggtgagtcacatgaccaccaccgccctactcatgcagagttgcgtacttggtacgcaactatatcacacacagttgtgttagggtgagtcatgtgaccatccaccactctactcatgtagagttgcgtaccaagtacgcaactatatcacacacaactgtgttagggtgagtcacatgaccaccaactgctctacttgtgcagagttgcataccaagtatgcaactataccacccacagttatgttagggtgagtcacatgaccacccaccgctctaccccctactattttttaaggATGTACTGGCGCTgtcccccctttgattgttttatgCAAAATGTCTCTTGACGTTTTGCAGCTAAGCTTACAACTTTGAGAACCCAGTATGTGATAGCCAGATGTCTCAAAAACCTTACATATAGCTCTATAattatttttaatcacaacATTGCGTGTACTCAACAAAACATTTGACCTATCTTGTTTGACCCACCTATGAATGCACCCTCAGTCTGGTGATCCAACACAGAAGATTAGCCACTACTGACCAAGCatgaaacaatcaacaagcgcaccagtttgcaagaacagcaactgacttgggatctttgATTATGTACATAGATTTGCAAAATCACTAATATATACAGATAATATTACTACATACAAACACACTGGCTACAGCTGAGGTGGGAGTGTGGGTTTGGTCACCATCACTGGTACTTGCTCAATAGCTTTGTGGTTGTGATCAACCGTGGGGCTGGTTCAACAAGGGCAAGTAACGCAAAAGAGATTAGAATATTGAGGGAGAGGAACTTGTTGAGTGTGTTTATAGCAAGCATACAAGAATCTAGGAACAGTCAGATCATTGCCACTGAGTCACAGACAAAAAACAagtttatctttgttgtcaTCATACTTGTTGTCTGAGTCTCTGCGGCGCTGCAATACTTGACAGGGGTAAGGAGTTATGTTGCTGCGGCTACATAgcacacatatatatatatatattcaatggcccaagaggcgcatacatcaagtcTCATGCACAGAATAGATTTGGGAGTATATGTGCAATTTATTTTGATTATGATTTCAGAAacaaagtctattttacatggaccatTCCTTATGGAAAGGCAATAGATGAGGTCCAAGCACTGGCACAGCCTAGTAGTGTTGCGTATGAGCCAAGTTTAGCCAAGCCAAGCCAACTTGCTTGTGCTAGAGTAAGCAGGCTTGTGGTTACTTGGTGTGATGATTAAGCAATTTGTGCCCTGGCTTGTGTGATGGGTCCATTCCGTTGGGTTATACATATATTCAGCCTGGTTTGGTACGGTGCATGCACAATACATAAAATGATAATGAGGCTTAAGTTAGTATGTACATGGAATCAATAACTTCCAACTATTCTTCATTCTTGCAAGTCTTGCtctcaaacagatgagagacACAATTGAAACCATTGGGCTTGATCTCAATCCCAGTCTCTGTAACACCGTCCAGACGGTCTCTGCGGTGCCAACGCAACATGTGCTTCAAAACTTGCAGATATTCAACGTTCAAAGCAGAGAAGCAAGTTCTCTGAGCAGTTACGGTCAACTTGCTTGACAAGAATACTTGTTTAGACAATACAGACAAGCCTTGCGCAAGGAGGACGTTCATTGCAATCTAGTACAGTATTGGGTGTGTATACTGATGATTCTGCCAATAAATAATAAACTTGACTCCCCCTTTTATTTTTATAAGTTTTTACCACCATTTTAATTCAAAATACATAACATATTGAGCTCAGTGAAACTTGGCAGAAACCCAGCAAAAATGCAACGCAAAGGTACTTCACACCTCATCCCAATTGCCTTCCAGCCTATCATACTATTGCAATGTGCTTAATTCAACAATCCCAACCGTTCCCCAAACTCAATCCTTGGAGACAGAGCTGTAGAAataccatgtatatagtagtaaatacaagaaggatctgGAATGTACTGGAACATGCATGTAATTGAGTCAAGCAACAATACCTAGTCATTTACTAGATGACTTgactataatgtaaaggtataaatacggGTGCACTCAACCGTATAGTACCtcatcctctctttctctattcacactactgtctttactattgttttgtattgatataactctatttacaaacttattctttctacaagagcaaaaaaaaaaggcacATTTATTCTTTTCCTTGGCTATATCTGCACTAAAACAAACTCCGTACAACTACACCCATTGGCAAGTGTTTGCTCATGCCAATACTGTCTATCTATGGTATACATCAGGTAAGCAAAAGACCAAGCCAGACCCTCAATCATCACACGGTTGCCCTGAATCAACCCCACCTGATCCCAGCTTGTGAACCTTATTCTGCAAGGTAAGCCaagtgcaaattgcccacccTTGGCCTCAGATGCAACACTACAGCCTAGCACAGCCGCCGCCGTACGGGCCAAATCCGTCCTGTCCCAACGGACCAATTTAGGACAAGGAATTTAGAAGAAATTCTTATGGAAACGCACCCATTGGGtacgtttccgtaaggatttcttctaaatttgtCGTCCTAAATTGGTCCGTTGGGACGGGACGGACTTGGTCCGCACAgcagaggctgtgctagtgCCTGGACCTCATGTATtgcctttccgtaaggaacggtccatgtaaaatagacttgacttctaaaatcataattgaaATATTGATTCTATGCGTGAGACCTAATAAA
The window above is part of the Rhizoctonia solani chromosome 7, complete sequence genome. Proteins encoded here:
- a CDS encoding Zinc finger, BED-type predicted, whose translation is MIIPRHPRHIALRRSNVFLTRCIPLAVASSSHLMAGSALPNASLLAAIERLKAATAKLPLSTPEGSNEGIVWRNFSLKPQNITGAIFETIDQAFTRCFSRIPGSNADPLDNILRGSCGMDIVIQFFEECARSPKLDSGASHLTELKVGQLTDLVYARIKSLPQDPQDKPLKKRRHGDSRRHKSVRATKALGAKQGGANSSSDSDFSPHSGASGSESGETSSESEGDDAQPDDNLNMSEVQRHKRKRQKTINSMGSTGGVEDKQSHVNPSTNSIICVGRKRGRSAIVREWAFAHHNKPEASFYPNTNRPAWAYKCKYCPSVHHFPRTQEDVSKEKISATNLAGHLKSCEKLPTQYKLTVKQRTNRHAETLTLAQASLGEMFKSANPRPGPIVITPLAFRSVLIQGVVRDNYPLTFGEGRGMRQVFAMVSPDLDLPVHSTMRKDLNKLYEVLSRRVRQVLSAQNSRFAITSDAWTSKSFVYSLGGVVVTFIDKSWNMQEFVLDIVHLDADHTGAGMGRRIFRSLDHMNAARNVIASVTDNASNNRTMNNELSAWLSKKYGFRLNVSHMSVTCLCHALHLVCGAILSNLKAMDPIENDETYSLAKAFEEGKILEQSAEVLEEEERLRGEENKLATHPALVDALDEELNNTETVNQPQIVAILDSQPTQVALGDKLNCVQKVHSIVVDITSSAAHRKRMHTITRALGLELRAVIKSVRVRWNSVLAEIRCAILLKAAINQYVATLDDGKTGALLCRARALKRKWTITDDKGDELNELVRILEPFESATQDYSRQGRTVLHLVLPTYAILWEKLTESRIRLSSSLLGSKTAEALVDALKAGEEKLEKYYDLAVKSNLTLLASIFHPGMRLRYFQDTRRWGMLEPQLMKRGEELLEYLYELYKVESASKRNDSNPIPCPCSSESHVGWIDGLLDMSNEVNNLFPEEIQSYLDGKYRYQGGDILVWWKENETHIPILAKIAQDILAIPATSVSVKRLFS
- a CDS encoding MYND Zn-finger protein — encoded protein: MLLLLPLSILDYAAQHIRRRVVQAGALGVVSCILAVWLKGKGFAIGPSATGFGAPRESRAVRVRRREEALERQRALDLPRALEHATSSNNLRARAIAQPQPRIATTTAPPPALPPPSSEEADEDMSGASSMGPSPSPPPPAIGRSMSNDSDGGYVGVPSLPAPSGPSGAFAVSSGSHARSFDIRTASPIPIASNSSVMGRAISPNTAQSSDASANATPVGSGTPTGSVVVPGRDRSGTVVGRPIWDNEGGPRQVAQPVARPTWSDADETPTREVTTTGRRGTITRRPRRERDTDGDDTEADGDDQTAQQGECRTIGIVDAADGDGTMAMDMTGEGVGVGVVALEQNDDLAMGAPPGAPGAIGTPRARIAPGTELTPRASIATLGAQIEQTAQETPFYETPATLRALVDASNEPKPSAQPLSSTAQSPNVFSLVERFTLRPSPSETTLPRLPHEIQYWVGVIMRNACRKDDQRGGIRQCAKYCGKECQSKAWAEGHRFWCSACEEEDSQTVVARTGSSANTVPPAAVATEVKVPTRRGLTNTVTRALVNIARGMTGRANTTVQQPQAQPVPTNLPTVGPGAGFRFGAAAAEHTEGDGPTQAQGLAGGVQARPGNFQAQLLRYARMAAAARGVRPPIHPQQVGLVHREEELRSSMNLLRRPMQARVDKLKDQRQLGEGAEPNNPWNVVPVQQVSPVPSAPHTTPQHANRPLDGDGDDDMVLE